In Chitinophaga nivalis, a single genomic region encodes these proteins:
- a CDS encoding SAM hydrolase/SAM-dependent halogenase family protein, with protein MSIITLTSDIGMQDYLVGAIKGQLWQYCPECHVTDITHHISPFNLPQATYICKSAFAYFPLGTFHFVLINLFDRRPDHVLVAEHNGQYIGCADNGLLTMIAGGMPDKVIKIPLDKQAPKNTFTIIQLLAAAARELSRGKALGELGPLTQSITVKHNLQPLVGDDFIEGQIIHIDSFENVVVNITRDQFDAQRKKRPFRIFFRRNEVISQISETYADVAEGQKLALFNAAGYLEIAINKGNAAGLFGLQGFRRDQLTQPTGYQQLSYYQTVRIIFQ; from the coding sequence ATGTCCATTATAACATTAACATCAGACATAGGGATGCAGGATTACCTGGTAGGTGCCATCAAAGGGCAACTCTGGCAATACTGCCCGGAATGTCATGTTACGGACATCACCCATCATATCAGCCCTTTCAACCTCCCGCAGGCTACCTATATCTGTAAAAGTGCTTTCGCTTACTTTCCCCTGGGGACTTTCCACTTTGTACTCATCAACCTGTTCGACCGCCGGCCCGACCACGTGCTCGTAGCAGAACATAACGGACAATACATTGGCTGTGCCGATAACGGCCTGCTCACCATGATTGCCGGAGGGATGCCGGATAAGGTCATCAAAATACCGCTGGATAAACAGGCGCCTAAAAATACCTTTACCATCATTCAGCTGCTGGCTGCTGCTGCCCGGGAACTGAGCCGCGGCAAAGCGCTCGGCGAACTCGGTCCACTGACACAAAGCATTACGGTTAAACATAACCTGCAACCACTGGTAGGCGACGATTTCATTGAAGGCCAGATCATTCATATCGACAGCTTCGAAAACGTAGTAGTCAATATTACCCGCGATCAGTTTGATGCCCAGCGTAAAAAACGCCCGTTCCGCATCTTCTTCCGCAGAAATGAAGTGATCAGCCAGATCAGTGAAACCTACGCCGATGTAGCAGAAGGCCAGAAACTGGCCCTCTTCAACGCCGCCGGATACCTGGAAATCGCTATCAATAAAGGCAATGCCGCCGGCCTCTTTGGCCTGCAAGGCTTCCGCCGCGATCAGCTGACCCAGCCCACCGGCTACCAGCAACTTTCATACTACCAAACTGTAAGAATAATTTTCCAATGA
- a CDS encoding DUF1266 domain-containing protein encodes MNTYLIIGGIALVFIVYMLVLKAKMKKYNNKQLESFNTNHSDQPLTDEQKRLLSFGGILFYYRGEKILGIKPESSLNEYIGGLAQQWEITNETTAKETLHALISLQRSNEFEPLFLQSTNELSVIQKNISKGLGLDLDRVAQVKSAYAWDICRAVSLAKWCYWVGYLTENETWEVMKKASEVATAKSDNWTDYTISFLLGRTIHGFDLDEMIVESKQILTSKGPALRKIEDVDIYAKYPFIKS; translated from the coding sequence ATGAACACTTACCTTATTATCGGTGGAATTGCCTTGGTATTTATTGTATATATGCTTGTCTTAAAAGCGAAGATGAAGAAATACAATAATAAACAACTGGAAAGTTTCAATACCAATCATTCAGACCAACCATTAACCGACGAACAAAAGAGACTACTTTCATTTGGCGGAATTTTGTTTTATTATAGAGGAGAGAAAATTCTTGGCATCAAACCAGAAAGTAGTTTGAATGAATATATCGGCGGATTGGCGCAACAATGGGAAATAACAAACGAAACAACAGCGAAAGAAACTTTACATGCTTTAATATCATTGCAAAGAAGTAATGAATTTGAACCTCTTTTTCTGCAGTCAACAAACGAATTAAGCGTTATTCAGAAAAACATTTCAAAAGGTTTAGGCCTGGACCTGGATAGGGTTGCGCAAGTAAAATCTGCTTATGCCTGGGATATTTGCAGGGCCGTATCATTGGCAAAATGGTGCTACTGGGTGGGCTATTTAACAGAGAACGAAACATGGGAAGTGATGAAAAAAGCGTCGGAAGTAGCAACTGCAAAAAGTGATAACTGGACAGATTATACCATTTCGTTCCTATTAGGCAGAACAATACACGGGTTTGATTTAGATGAAATGATCGTTGAAAGCAAACAAATATTAACCAGCAAGGGGCCGGCATTGAGAAAAATTGAGGATGTAGATATCTATGCGAAATATCCTTTTATAAAATCATAA
- a CDS encoding CPBP family intramembrane glutamic endopeptidase, with amino-acid sequence MLFDLQLLPGYLLFIVSILLCFFRMVKAGWIILAIAYVLAFINGGISITGVAFLLTEVILLLLAVRYSSGWQRTTTHIAFFLLSVLLLTHQLPGFSNVLIFDRVRFTPDAAPFTMHFNLDKPFAGFAIFTCLLKLGYVEKYDIRKIGKAIIIPLAAIIAICILTAWALHFVAWEPKLLLHYLWIWALHNLLIVAVTEETVFRGYLQGYAGSNVFGKQPYYLSLMISALLFALVHTTGGWPLMLLAFIAGLGYGVAYHKAGIMAAIFTHFGFNLLHFLLFTYPMLGKS; translated from the coding sequence ATGTTATTTGATTTACAATTATTACCCGGATACCTTTTATTTATCGTCAGTATACTCCTCTGCTTCTTTCGCATGGTAAAGGCAGGTTGGATCATATTGGCGATTGCTTATGTACTGGCATTTATCAACGGAGGCATTAGTATTACCGGCGTAGCGTTCCTGCTAACAGAAGTCATACTCCTGTTACTCGCCGTACGATATTCGTCGGGCTGGCAACGGACCACCACACATATCGCCTTTTTTCTGTTAAGCGTCTTGCTTTTAACACATCAGCTGCCGGGGTTTAGCAACGTACTTATTTTTGACAGGGTGAGATTTACGCCGGATGCAGCTCCCTTTACCATGCATTTCAACCTGGACAAGCCCTTTGCAGGTTTTGCCATATTTACCTGTTTGCTCAAACTGGGTTACGTAGAAAAATACGATATCAGGAAGATCGGAAAAGCGATCATAATACCACTGGCCGCGATCATAGCCATTTGCATACTGACCGCATGGGCACTACATTTTGTAGCATGGGAACCGAAATTGCTGCTTCACTACCTATGGATATGGGCGCTGCACAATCTGTTGATTGTAGCGGTGACAGAAGAAACAGTCTTCAGGGGATATCTGCAGGGATATGCAGGGAGCAATGTATTCGGGAAACAACCGTATTATCTTTCGCTGATGATCTCAGCACTCCTGTTTGCGTTAGTTCATACCACCGGCGGATGGCCATTAATGTTGCTGGCATTTATAGCGGGCCTCGGATATGGCGTAGCCTATCATAAAGCGGGCATTATGGCGGCTATTTTCACCCATTTTGGATTCAATCTGCTTCATTTCTTACTGTTCACCTACCCTATGCTGGGAAAATCTTAA
- a CDS encoding putative quinol monooxygenase: MINRLVKMEFVPEQVNTFRELFTRQQQLIRHFPGCLHLELWEHETSGNIFFTFSQWESETALETYRASDLFKETWAATKVLFNAKPDAWTVKAAVSL, encoded by the coding sequence ATGATCAACCGCCTCGTAAAAATGGAATTCGTTCCGGAACAGGTAAATACCTTCCGCGAACTATTTACCCGGCAACAACAACTGATCCGGCACTTCCCCGGATGCCTGCACCTGGAACTCTGGGAACACGAAACTTCCGGTAATATCTTCTTCACTTTCAGCCAATGGGAGTCGGAAACCGCACTGGAAACTTATCGTGCTTCTGATCTGTTCAAAGAAACATGGGCGGCCACCAAAGTCCTGTTCAACGCCAAACCGGACGCCTGGACCGTCAAAGCCGCTGTCAGCCTATAG
- a CDS encoding glycosyltransferase family 117 protein produces the protein MNFKRTNNLVGWVICIIACFVYIKTMEATGSLWDCGEFISSAYKVQVPHPPGAPLFVLLGRLFTMFLEPSQAALGVNLMTALASGFTILFLFWTITHFARRLMVKAGEEISREKMIAIMGAGAVGALAYTFSDSFWFSAVEGEVYGMSSFFTAIVFWAILKWEHEADEPYSDRWIVLIAYLLGLSIGVHLLNLLTIPAMVMVYYFRRFKVTGWGTFWAFIVGCGITGLVQKYLIQDTVKASGYMDVFFVNTLGMSYFSGFIFYFVFITAILIIGFRKPKFSIYAPLIVIASVILVPAFNDVSGGVIFIKFLLAAFFLLIPYLLKTVGIKLNTAKTVHISRLTISFVLFMLLGYSTYVTTMIRSTANPSVDMYNVDNPISLVGYLGREQYGDFPLVYGQVFTARPEYKEGANIYARGPKKYEVSGKKMEAVYAAEDKMLFPRVWDASNEQGHADFYRTWLGLQQGEKPTFGDNIKFFLQYQVNFMYFRYFMWNFVGKQNDTQGYGNVRDGNWISGIPFIDNFIYGDQSKMPDSLKENKAHNTLFFLPFILGIIGFFYQYKNHRKDTLIVSLLFFFTGLAIVVYLNQAGNQPRERDYAYVGSFYAFAVWIGLGVLSVYAFLKKKTKNATLSPALATILCLVAVPVLMAAQEWDDHDRSTKYIARDIAKDYLESCQPNAILFTVGDNDTYPLWYAQEVEGIRPDIRVINLSLLGVDWYIDQARKTVNQSPAIQMNWSADKYQGENHNFVRFFDPGNIPAEKYFNLKEIINFMGSDDPNSKLSTEGGGSENFLPTRQVFIPVDKAAVLKYGVVAAKDSANILPSVPFKISKNYLVKNDLAVYDIIAANEWKRPIYFTSPTDLGLNEYLQTDGLTYHLVPLPKPTAVDPLNLDINANVGVMYDNLMHKFSFGGAQTQGTYFDESNRKMLQYLRQAFTKLGVALSQQGGSKDSALNVLKHMDKNILETNFPYAMTSPGNMHNYTSLQTVYAYYMAGDAKRGDEIAEKIIRDCEQQLAYYQSLPASKVTSDLQRDGQNAQQFVAWLHQMKTDFGSGAKKHNTQEQAVQVSTDSNAVKDSAK, from the coding sequence ATGAATTTTAAAAGGACCAACAACCTGGTCGGTTGGGTGATCTGCATCATTGCCTGCTTTGTTTACATTAAAACAATGGAAGCTACCGGCAGCTTATGGGATTGCGGCGAATTTATCTCAAGTGCCTATAAAGTACAGGTGCCTCACCCGCCCGGAGCACCATTGTTCGTGTTGCTTGGAAGATTGTTTACTATGTTCCTGGAACCTTCCCAGGCCGCATTGGGCGTGAACCTGATGACTGCCCTGGCAAGCGGATTCACCATCCTGTTCCTCTTCTGGACCATTACGCACTTTGCCCGCAGACTCATGGTAAAGGCAGGTGAAGAGATCTCCCGTGAAAAGATGATTGCCATCATGGGCGCCGGCGCCGTGGGCGCACTGGCCTACACTTTCTCCGATTCATTCTGGTTCTCTGCCGTGGAAGGAGAAGTATATGGTATGTCCTCTTTCTTTACTGCCATCGTATTCTGGGCTATCCTGAAATGGGAACATGAAGCCGATGAGCCTTACTCCGATCGCTGGATTGTGCTCATTGCCTACCTCCTCGGATTGTCTATCGGTGTGCACTTGCTCAACCTCCTCACCATTCCGGCAATGGTAATGGTATACTACTTCAGACGTTTCAAAGTAACCGGTTGGGGCACCTTCTGGGCTTTCATCGTAGGTTGCGGTATCACTGGCCTCGTACAAAAATACCTCATCCAGGACACCGTTAAAGCATCCGGCTATATGGATGTATTTTTCGTGAATACCCTCGGTATGAGCTATTTCTCCGGCTTCATCTTCTACTTTGTATTTATTACAGCTATTCTGATCATCGGTTTCAGAAAGCCTAAATTCAGCATATACGCCCCACTGATCGTGATTGCCTCCGTTATCCTGGTACCGGCATTCAACGACGTTAGCGGTGGTGTGATCTTCATAAAATTCCTGCTGGCAGCATTTTTCCTGCTGATACCTTACCTCCTGAAAACAGTAGGTATCAAACTGAATACTGCTAAAACAGTACACATCAGCAGACTGACCATCTCCTTTGTGCTGTTCATGCTGCTGGGATACTCCACTTATGTTACGACCATGATACGTTCTACAGCCAATCCTTCTGTAGATATGTACAATGTAGATAACCCGATTTCACTGGTAGGTTACCTCGGCCGTGAACAATATGGCGACTTCCCGCTGGTATATGGCCAGGTATTCACCGCCCGTCCTGAATACAAGGAAGGCGCGAATATCTACGCCCGTGGCCCTAAAAAGTATGAAGTATCCGGTAAGAAAATGGAAGCCGTATATGCGGCGGAAGATAAAATGCTCTTCCCGCGTGTATGGGATGCCAGCAACGAACAAGGTCACGCAGACTTCTACCGTACCTGGTTAGGCCTGCAACAAGGTGAAAAACCTACCTTCGGCGACAACATCAAATTCTTCCTGCAATACCAGGTAAACTTCATGTACTTCCGTTACTTCATGTGGAACTTCGTGGGTAAACAAAATGATACCCAGGGTTATGGTAACGTAAGAGATGGTAACTGGATCTCCGGTATTCCGTTTATTGATAATTTCATTTACGGCGACCAGTCCAAAATGCCGGACAGCCTGAAAGAGAACAAGGCCCACAACACCCTGTTCTTCCTGCCTTTCATCTTAGGTATCATCGGCTTCTTCTATCAGTATAAAAACCATCGCAAGGATACCCTCATCGTATCACTCCTGTTCTTCTTTACAGGTCTGGCGATTGTGGTATACCTCAACCAGGCTGGTAACCAGCCACGTGAACGTGACTACGCCTATGTAGGTTCCTTCTACGCCTTCGCGGTATGGATCGGCCTCGGTGTACTGTCTGTATACGCTTTCCTGAAAAAGAAAACAAAGAACGCTACCCTCTCTCCTGCCCTGGCCACTATTCTTTGCCTGGTAGCAGTACCGGTACTCATGGCCGCTCAGGAATGGGATGACCATGACCGTTCTACCAAATACATCGCAAGAGATATCGCTAAAGACTACCTGGAATCCTGCCAGCCGAATGCGATCCTCTTCACCGTTGGTGACAACGATACCTATCCGCTGTGGTATGCACAGGAAGTAGAAGGCATCCGTCCGGATATCCGCGTGATTAACCTCAGCCTCCTGGGTGTAGACTGGTACATCGACCAGGCCCGCAAAACGGTGAACCAAAGCCCGGCCATCCAGATGAACTGGTCTGCAGATAAATATCAGGGCGAAAACCACAACTTCGTGCGGTTCTTCGATCCGGGTAACATCCCTGCTGAAAAATACTTCAACCTGAAAGAGATCATCAACTTCATGGGTAGCGATGATCCGAACAGCAAACTGTCTACAGAAGGCGGCGGATCTGAAAACTTCCTGCCTACCAGACAGGTCTTCATTCCGGTTGATAAGGCAGCCGTACTGAAATATGGCGTGGTAGCCGCTAAAGACAGCGCTAACATCCTGCCTTCCGTACCATTCAAAATCAGCAAAAACTACCTGGTGAAAAATGACCTGGCAGTATATGATATCATCGCAGCCAATGAATGGAAAAGACCTATCTACTTCACCAGCCCTACTGACCTGGGTCTGAATGAATACCTGCAAACAGATGGTCTGACCTATCACCTGGTACCATTACCTAAACCTACTGCCGTAGATCCGTTAAACCTGGATATCAACGCTAACGTAGGTGTGATGTATGATAACCTGATGCACAAGTTCTCCTTCGGAGGCGCGCAGACACAGGGTACCTACTTCGATGAGTCTAACAGAAAAATGTTGCAGTACCTGCGCCAGGCATTCACCAAACTGGGTGTAGCCTTGTCTCAGCAAGGTGGCAGCAAAGACAGCGCCCTGAATGTGCTGAAACACATGGATAAAAACATACTGGAAACCAACTTCCCGTATGCCATGACTTCTCCGGGCAACATGCATAACTATACATCTCTCCAAACCGTATACGCTTACTACATGGCAGGCGATGCGAAAAGAGGAGATGAAATAGCAGAGAAAATCATCCGGGATTGCGAACAGCAGCTGGCTTACTACCAATCACTCCCAGCCAGCAAAGTAACCAGCGATCTGCAACGCGACGGACAAAACGCGCAGCAGTTTGTGGCCTGGCTGCACCAGATGAAAACAGACTTTGGCAGCGGCGCCAAAAAACACAACACCCAGGAACAAGCCGTTCAGGTGTCTACAGACAGCAATGCAGTGAAAGATTCCGCTAAATAA
- a CDS encoding SDR family oxidoreductase, translating to MNTYFQNRIVVITGGSSGIGKALVKELLALGAKVAVCGRKQETLTELQRETGSADLFTVVADVSVEADCEAFITKTLAHFGKIDILINNAGISMRALFRDLDLSVLKSLMDINFWGTVYCTKYAYPSLLANKGTIVGVSSIAGYRGLPARTGYSASKFAMQGFLEALRTENLHTGVNVMWVCPGFTASNIRNTALNPQGQTQRETPLSEDKLMTAEAVATAIAKAIAKRKRTLVLTGQGKLTVLLSKLLPGVLDKLVYNHFKKEPGSPLQ from the coding sequence ATGAATACTTACTTTCAGAACAGGATCGTAGTAATTACCGGTGGCTCTTCCGGCATAGGAAAAGCATTGGTAAAGGAATTACTGGCATTGGGCGCAAAAGTAGCAGTGTGCGGCAGAAAGCAGGAAACCCTGACGGAGTTGCAACGGGAAACCGGCAGCGCCGATTTATTTACCGTAGTAGCAGATGTAAGTGTGGAAGCCGATTGCGAAGCCTTCATCACAAAAACGCTGGCACATTTTGGCAAGATCGATATCCTCATCAACAACGCAGGTATTTCGATGCGGGCCCTGTTCCGGGATCTGGATCTCAGCGTACTGAAATCACTGATGGATATCAACTTCTGGGGTACGGTATATTGTACAAAGTATGCTTATCCTTCCCTGTTGGCCAACAAAGGTACCATTGTAGGTGTTTCTTCGATCGCTGGTTACCGGGGGCTGCCGGCACGTACCGGTTACTCCGCTTCCAAATTTGCGATGCAGGGATTCCTGGAAGCATTGCGCACCGAAAATTTACATACAGGCGTTAACGTAATGTGGGTATGCCCGGGCTTCACCGCTTCCAATATCCGGAATACGGCGCTGAATCCTCAGGGACAAACCCAACGCGAAACTCCGCTCAGTGAAGATAAACTCATGACAGCGGAAGCCGTAGCCACCGCTATCGCAAAAGCGATTGCCAAACGCAAACGTACCCTCGTACTTACCGGACAAGGTAAACTGACGGTACTGCTCAGCAAGCTGTTGCCGGGCGTTCTGGACAAACTGGTATACAACCATTTTAAAAAAGAACCAGGATCTCCGCTGCAGTAA